The following proteins are co-located in the Luteolibacter rhizosphaerae genome:
- a CDS encoding CsbD family protein encodes MNSLEIKGNWNIAKGKLKQKWGQLTDDDLDYVEGKQDELVGRIQKRTGQTKEEVEKAIKDFCDCR; translated from the coding sequence ATGAACTCTCTTGAAATCAAAGGCAATTGGAACATCGCGAAGGGCAAGTTGAAGCAAAAGTGGGGTCAGCTCACCGATGACGATCTCGACTATGTCGAGGGCAAACAAGACGAGCTTGTCGGTCGCATCCAAAAGCGCACTGGCCAGACCAAGGAAGAGGTCGAAAAGGCGATCAAGGACTTCTGCGACTGCCGCTGA